One stretch of Streptomyces sp. MMBL 11-1 DNA includes these proteins:
- a CDS encoding alpha/beta fold hydrolase, giving the protein METSTARRWRLLPRTPARWAAAAAVLAVLVGGGTWTAVADDGTPAVQREDRTLRMDGVPIDTSYFHAEGSGKRPAVLIGHGFGGSKNDVRAQAEKLAADGYAVLTWSARGFGKSGGQITLNDPAHEVRDVSRLIDWLAERPEVELDEKGDPRVGLTGASYGGAVSLLAAGHDERVDAIAPVITYWNLADALFPDGVFKKLWAGIFITTGGGCEKFEKRLCEMYERVAVSGKPDAEAVDLLTARSPSAVADRIKVPSLLLQGQSDSLFPLGQADAMQKAISANGAPVSVDWISGGHDGGDSETGRVEGRVGDWFDRYLKEDTGADTGPAFRVTRTGGVDSTDGAALLRGASGDTYPGLRGGGRDIALDGGTKTFRNPAGAAPPAISAVPGVGGGLAQLSSLGVGLSLDFPGQFARFESAPLDTSVRVTGTPTVTVNVKASGGDRDAVLFGKVYDVSPDGRQQVLPHQLVAPYRITPDQQGKPIELALPAVDHAFDAGHRLRLVFSATDLGYASPAEPATYTVTADGPLTVPTAPAVKTAAAALPWWTWGLPAAALVIAAALLLTARRRTATPAPDPALTDVPLQITGLSKKYAKAVDRYAVRELSFHVEKGQVLGLLGPNGAGKTTTLRMLMGLITPDEGEIRVFGQAIRPGAPVLSRVGAFVEGAGFLPHLSGRANLDLYWQATGRPAEDAHIEEALEIAGLGDALARAVRTYSQGMRQRLAIAQAMLGMPDLLILDEPTNGLDPPQIREMRDVMIRYAAGGRTVIVSSHLLSEVEQSCTHLVVMDRGRLVQAGPVAEITGSGDMILVTTADEVSEPLAEKVASLPGIGSAVRTDDGRGLLVRLDGATTTRLVSDLVRLDVPVTGVGPYRRLEDAFLTLISGGAA; this is encoded by the coding sequence ATGGAGACCTCTACTGCTCGACGGTGGCGCCTGCTGCCCCGTACCCCCGCCCGGTGGGCCGCGGCCGCGGCCGTGCTCGCCGTGCTCGTGGGCGGCGGCACCTGGACCGCCGTCGCCGACGACGGCACGCCCGCCGTGCAGCGCGAGGACCGGACGCTGCGCATGGACGGTGTGCCGATCGACACCTCGTACTTCCATGCCGAAGGCTCCGGCAAGCGGCCCGCCGTGCTCATCGGACACGGCTTCGGCGGCAGCAAGAACGACGTACGGGCCCAGGCCGAGAAGCTGGCCGCCGACGGATACGCCGTGCTGACCTGGTCGGCGCGCGGCTTCGGCAAGTCCGGCGGGCAGATCACCCTCAACGACCCCGCCCACGAGGTCAGGGACGTCTCGCGGCTCATCGACTGGCTCGCGGAGCGGCCCGAGGTGGAGCTCGACGAGAAGGGCGACCCCCGCGTCGGGCTCACCGGGGCCTCCTACGGCGGGGCCGTCTCCCTGCTCGCCGCCGGGCACGACGAGCGGGTCGACGCCATCGCGCCCGTGATCACCTACTGGAACCTCGCCGACGCCCTCTTCCCCGACGGGGTCTTCAAGAAGCTCTGGGCCGGGATCTTCATCACCACCGGCGGCGGCTGCGAGAAGTTCGAGAAGCGGCTCTGCGAGATGTACGAGCGGGTCGCCGTCAGCGGCAAGCCCGACGCCGAAGCCGTCGACCTCCTCACCGCACGTTCGCCGTCCGCCGTCGCCGACCGCATCAAGGTCCCCTCGCTCCTCCTCCAGGGGCAGTCCGACTCCCTCTTCCCGCTCGGCCAGGCCGACGCCATGCAGAAGGCCATCAGCGCCAACGGCGCACCCGTCTCCGTCGACTGGATCTCCGGCGGGCACGACGGCGGCGACAGCGAGACCGGACGCGTCGAGGGGCGCGTCGGGGACTGGTTCGACCGCTATCTCAAGGAGGACACCGGCGCCGACACCGGGCCCGCCTTCCGCGTCACCCGTACCGGAGGCGTCGACTCCACCGACGGCGCCGCCCTCCTGCGCGGCGCGAGCGGCGACACCTACCCGGGGCTGCGCGGCGGCGGCCGGGACATCGCGCTCGACGGCGGGACGAAGACCTTCCGCAACCCGGCCGGCGCCGCACCGCCCGCCATCTCCGCGGTGCCCGGCGTCGGCGGCGGACTCGCCCAGCTCTCCTCCCTCGGCGTCGGGCTCTCGCTCGACTTCCCCGGACAGTTCGCCCGCTTCGAGTCCGCCCCGCTGGACACCTCCGTACGCGTCACCGGCACCCCCACCGTCACGGTGAACGTGAAGGCCTCCGGCGGCGACCGGGACGCGGTGCTCTTCGGCAAGGTGTACGACGTGTCGCCGGACGGCAGGCAGCAGGTGCTGCCCCACCAGCTCGTCGCCCCCTACCGGATCACCCCCGACCAGCAGGGCAAGCCCATCGAGCTGGCCCTGCCCGCCGTGGACCACGCGTTCGACGCCGGACACCGGCTGCGGCTCGTGTTCTCCGCGACCGACCTCGGCTACGCGTCCCCGGCCGAGCCCGCCACGTACACCGTCACCGCCGACGGACCGCTGACCGTCCCCACCGCACCCGCCGTGAAGACCGCGGCGGCGGCCCTCCCGTGGTGGACGTGGGGCCTCCCGGCCGCCGCCCTCGTCATCGCGGCCGCTCTGCTGCTCACGGCCCGCCGCCGGACCGCGACACCCGCACCGGACCCCGCGCTCACCGACGTACCGCTCCAGATCACCGGCCTGTCGAAGAAGTACGCGAAGGCGGTCGACCGGTACGCCGTGCGCGAGCTGTCCTTCCACGTCGAGAAGGGCCAGGTCCTCGGGCTGCTGGGGCCCAACGGCGCGGGCAAGACGACCACCCTGCGCATGCTCATGGGGCTCATCACCCCCGACGAGGGCGAGATCCGCGTCTTCGGACAGGCCATCAGGCCGGGTGCGCCGGTGCTGTCCCGGGTCGGGGCGTTCGTGGAGGGGGCCGGGTTCCTGCCGCACCTGTCGGGGCGCGCCAACCTCGACCTGTACTGGCAGGCCACCGGCCGCCCCGCCGAGGACGCGCACATCGAGGAGGCCCTGGAGATCGCCGGCCTCGGCGACGCGCTCGCCCGTGCCGTACGCACGTACTCCCAGGGCATGCGGCAGCGGCTCGCCATCGCCCAGGCCATGCTCGGCATGCCGGACCTGCTGATCCTCGACGAGCCGACCAACGGGCTCGACCCGCCGCAGATCCGCGAGATGCGGGACGTGATGATCCGGTACGCGGCCGGCGGCCGGACCGTCATCGTCTCCAGCCACCTCCTCTCCGAGGTCGAGCAGTCCTGCACGCACCTGGTCGTCATGGACCGGGGCCGGCTCGTCCAGGCCGGACCGGTCGCCGAGATCACCGGATCCGGCGACATGATCCTGGTGACCACGGCGGACGAGGTGTCCGAGCCGCTGGCGGAGAAGGTGGCGTCCCTGCCCGGCATCGGCTCCGCCGTCCGCACCGACGACGGGCGCGGACTCCTCGTCCGCCTCGACGGGGCCACCACCACCCGGCTCGTCTCCGATCTCGTCCGGCTCGACGTCCCGGTCACCGGCGTCGGACCGTACCGCCGCCTGGAGGACGCCTTCCTCACCCTCATCTCCGGAGGAGCAGCATGA
- a CDS encoding peptidoglycan-binding protein, which yields MATPLSAARLLKALRDEGLHVVEHRSWRTNNRNHKGPWGPTHGVMIHHTVTSGTAASVELCYNGHSALPGPLCHGVIAKDGTVHLVGNGRANHAGLGDDDVLRAVVAEKALPPDNEANTDGNRHFYGFECVNLGDGKDPWPAAQLLAIERAAAAVCRAHGWSQRSVIGHLEWQPGKVDPRGFTMNSMRSRIGKRLGGSPDGPSDPPPKPTYEPFPGAAFFRVGRKSAVITAMGKRLVSEGCGRYTVGPGPSWSEADRKSYAAWQRKLGYSGGDADGIPGKTSWDRLKVPNV from the coding sequence ATGGCGACGCCGCTGTCTGCAGCCAGGCTGCTCAAAGCCCTCCGCGACGAAGGCCTCCACGTCGTCGAGCACCGGAGCTGGCGTACCAACAACCGCAACCACAAGGGACCCTGGGGCCCGACGCACGGGGTGATGATCCATCACACCGTCACCTCGGGCACCGCGGCCTCGGTCGAACTCTGCTACAACGGCCACTCCGCCCTGCCAGGCCCGCTGTGCCACGGGGTCATCGCCAAGGACGGGACCGTCCACCTCGTGGGGAACGGGCGGGCCAACCATGCCGGGCTCGGCGACGACGACGTCCTGCGCGCCGTCGTCGCGGAGAAGGCACTGCCGCCGGACAACGAGGCCAACACCGACGGCAACCGCCACTTCTACGGCTTCGAGTGCGTCAACCTCGGCGACGGCAAGGACCCCTGGCCGGCCGCGCAACTGCTGGCGATCGAGCGGGCGGCCGCCGCCGTCTGCCGTGCGCACGGCTGGTCGCAGCGGTCGGTGATCGGCCACCTGGAGTGGCAGCCGGGCAAGGTCGATCCACGCGGGTTCACCATGAACTCGATGCGCTCGCGGATCGGCAAGCGGCTGGGCGGCTCCCCTGACGGCCCCTCCGATCCGCCGCCGAAGCCCACGTACGAGCCGTTCCCGGGTGCCGCGTTCTTCAGGGTCGGCCGCAAGAGCGCGGTCATCACGGCGATGGGCAAGCGTCTGGTGTCCGAGGGCTGCGGCAGGTACACGGTGGGCCCCGGCCCGTCCTGGTCCGAGGCCGACCGGAAGTCGTACGCCGCCTGGCAGCGCAAGCTGGGCTATTCGGGCGGCGACGCGGACGGCATCCCCGGCAAGACCAGTTGGGACCGGCTCAAGGTGCCGAACGTGTGA
- a CDS encoding response regulator transcription factor, whose amino-acid sequence MTSAHTAPAGTIRVLVADDEPMIRAGVRAVLATDPDIEVVAEAADGHEAVERVRAHRPHVAVLDVRMPRANGIDAAAEIRRTLPATGVVMLTTFGEDDYILRALSSGAAGFLIKSGEPEELVAGVRAVAEGAAYLSPKVAARVVAHLASTGAGALAGRRDAARERVAGLTPREREVLSYLGGGLSNGQIARRLHLVEGTVKAHVSSVLARLGVDNRAAAAVVAHEAGILPPSPPPPEQR is encoded by the coding sequence GTGACCTCGGCGCACACGGCCCCGGCCGGGACGATCCGGGTCCTGGTCGCCGACGACGAGCCCATGATCCGGGCCGGCGTGCGCGCCGTGCTCGCCACCGATCCGGACATCGAGGTCGTCGCCGAGGCGGCCGACGGGCACGAAGCCGTCGAGCGGGTCCGGGCCCACCGCCCGCACGTGGCCGTCCTCGACGTGCGGATGCCGAGGGCCAACGGCATCGACGCCGCCGCCGAGATCCGTCGCACCCTGCCCGCCACCGGCGTCGTCATGCTGACCACGTTCGGCGAGGACGACTACATCCTGCGGGCGCTGAGCTCCGGGGCCGCCGGGTTCCTGATCAAGTCCGGGGAGCCCGAGGAACTCGTCGCCGGGGTGCGGGCCGTGGCCGAGGGCGCCGCCTATCTGTCACCGAAGGTCGCCGCCCGCGTGGTCGCGCACCTCGCGTCCACCGGGGCCGGGGCCCTGGCGGGCCGGCGGGACGCGGCCCGGGAACGGGTCGCCGGGCTGACGCCCCGGGAGCGCGAAGTGCTGTCGTACCTCGGCGGCGGGCTGTCCAACGGGCAGATCGCCCGGCGGCTGCACCTGGTCGAAGGCACGGTCAAGGCGCACGTCAGCTCTGTCCTGGCCCGCCTCGGCGTCGACAACCGGGCCGCGGCCGCCGTCGTCGCCCACGAGGCCGGCATCCTGCCCCCATCCCCACCACCGCCGGAGCAGCGCTGA
- a CDS encoding anthrone oxygenase family protein, with amino-acid sequence MMSAMTSLLLVLATIVNGLYAGFMLTFLIAIMPGLADLTDEQFTAAMRRFNEKVPGPVFLLLFLGAVALPAAAFFTGLGEHGESAGPAILGALLCGVAGHLVTVVGNIPLNNALAASEGGDDSAARAAFESRWNTLHQVRTAFSLVACALLAIAL; translated from the coding sequence ATGATGTCCGCCATGACCTCCCTCCTCCTGGTGCTCGCCACGATCGTCAACGGCCTCTACGCGGGCTTCATGCTGACCTTCCTGATCGCGATCATGCCCGGCCTCGCCGACCTGACGGACGAGCAGTTCACGGCGGCCATGCGCCGGTTCAACGAGAAAGTTCCCGGCCCGGTCTTCCTGCTCCTGTTCCTCGGCGCCGTAGCGCTGCCGGCCGCCGCGTTCTTCACCGGCCTCGGTGAGCACGGCGAGTCGGCGGGCCCCGCCATCCTGGGGGCCCTGCTCTGCGGGGTGGCCGGTCACCTGGTGACCGTGGTCGGGAACATCCCGCTCAACAACGCCCTCGCCGCCTCCGAGGGCGGCGACGACAGCGCGGCCCGCGCGGCCTTCGAATCCCGCTGGAACACGCTCCACCAGGTGCGTACCGCGTTCTCGCTCGTGGCGTGCGCCCTGCTGGCCATCGCGCTGTAG
- a CDS encoding GNAT family N-acetyltransferase, which yields MTADVRTVEAGELNRYADGIRDVYARAFAAPPWNEDPAQADSYVERLARDALRPGFTAAVATAGGKVTGFATAWITPEVFPADRSYGQVAEALGPGRTRAWLCGALEVNELAVVPEAHGTGLGAALLHAVTGPAPDGRCWLLTSVRAEAALRLYERAGWRRADAPVPGAAALVVLLGPRHPRRAEAGGRR from the coding sequence ATGACGGCCGACGTACGAACGGTGGAGGCCGGGGAGCTGAACCGGTACGCCGACGGGATCCGCGATGTCTACGCGCGGGCGTTCGCCGCCCCGCCCTGGAACGAGGATCCGGCGCAGGCCGACAGCTACGTGGAACGGCTCGCGCGGGACGCGCTCCGGCCCGGGTTCACGGCGGCGGTGGCGACGGCCGGGGGGAAGGTGACCGGTTTCGCCACGGCCTGGATCACCCCGGAGGTCTTTCCCGCCGACCGCAGTTACGGACAGGTCGCCGAGGCCCTCGGCCCCGGGCGGACCCGGGCGTGGCTCTGCGGTGCGCTGGAAGTGAACGAACTGGCGGTGGTACCGGAGGCGCACGGTACGGGGCTGGGCGCGGCGCTGCTGCACGCGGTGACGGGGCCTGCCCCGGACGGCCGTTGCTGGCTGCTGACCTCCGTGCGGGCCGAGGCGGCGTTGCGCCTGTACGAGCGGGCCGGCTGGCGGCGGGCCGACGCGCCCGTGCCCGGAGCGGCCGCTCTCGTGGTGCTGCTCGGCCCGCGTCATCCGCGGCGGGCCGAGGCGGGAGGCCGCCGGTAG
- a CDS encoding sensor histidine kinase produces MTFDRLAARAQALPPIVTDLVVVAVVGVFTTADVAVNEPGYRQADALTWALLVVSLAALACRRQRPVAVVCVTGAACAGWALHGHIGELLNLPVMVALYTVAVLGDRRRTLWTGVIAATVSGAVALKVGRDVVNPQGLPVLEMVWPLVPLLLGEVVRTRRELLAEYAARAARAEEDREREAARRVRQERARVAREIHDILAHTVSAMTVQAGVALDALDTAPEVSRQAMAQVRASGKEAVRELRATLSVLRAAESTAPAPRLGQLDELVAGIEAGGVRVSLRRDTEGAALPAVVEATAYRIVQEALTNVVKHSAARHAAVSVTRDGTRLTVEVVDDGPPAPPSAVPPAGRGFGLIGMRERAVAVGGGVTYGPVPGGGFRVRAELPTEGAAS; encoded by the coding sequence ATGACCTTCGACCGCCTGGCCGCCCGTGCGCAGGCTCTGCCGCCGATCGTCACGGATCTGGTGGTGGTGGCGGTGGTGGGGGTGTTCACCACCGCCGACGTGGCCGTCAACGAGCCCGGCTACCGGCAGGCCGACGCGCTGACCTGGGCTCTCCTCGTGGTCTCGCTGGCGGCGCTCGCCTGCCGCCGCCAGCGGCCCGTCGCGGTGGTCTGCGTGACCGGCGCGGCCTGCGCCGGGTGGGCGCTGCACGGGCACATCGGTGAACTGCTGAACCTCCCGGTGATGGTGGCGCTGTACACGGTCGCGGTGCTGGGCGACCGCCGGCGCACCCTGTGGACCGGGGTGATCGCCGCGACGGTCTCGGGGGCGGTGGCGCTGAAGGTCGGCCGGGACGTGGTCAACCCGCAGGGGCTGCCCGTCCTGGAGATGGTCTGGCCGCTCGTCCCGCTCCTCCTGGGCGAGGTGGTGCGCACCCGCCGGGAGCTGCTGGCGGAGTACGCGGCGCGCGCCGCGCGGGCCGAGGAGGACCGTGAGCGGGAGGCCGCCCGCCGGGTCCGCCAGGAGCGGGCGCGGGTCGCCCGGGAGATCCACGACATCCTCGCCCACACGGTGAGCGCGATGACGGTGCAGGCCGGGGTGGCCCTCGACGCGCTGGACACCGCGCCGGAGGTGTCGCGGCAGGCGATGGCCCAGGTGCGCGCCTCCGGCAAGGAAGCCGTACGGGAACTGCGCGCCACGCTGTCCGTCCTGCGCGCGGCGGAGTCCACGGCGCCGGCCCCCCGCCTCGGCCAGCTGGACGAGCTGGTCGCGGGGATCGAGGCGGGCGGGGTCCGGGTCAGCCTGCGGCGGGACACGGAGGGCGCCGCCCTGCCCGCGGTCGTCGAGGCCACGGCGTACCGGATCGTGCAGGAGGCGCTGACCAACGTGGTGAAGCACTCCGCGGCGCGCCACGCCGCGGTGTCGGTGACCCGCGACGGCACCCGGCTGACCGTCGAGGTCGTGGACGACGGCCCCCCGGCGCCGCCGTCCGCCGTCCCGCCCGCCGGCCGGGGTTTCGGCCTGATCGGCATGCGGGAGCGGGCGGTCGCGGTGGGTGGCGGCGTCACGTACGGTCCGGTGCCGGGCGGCGGATTCCGCGTCCGCGCCGAACTGCCGACGGAAGGAGCGGCCTCATGA
- a CDS encoding ABC transporter permease: MSAPVQPSEVRVKAEHPEAPGYHAGRTLPLRVEAMRQLRRRRTLLMGGILAALPFILIIAFAIGGTPDGEDGGGGGRGGGRLNLMDVATESAANFAATSLFLSAGFLLVVPVALFCGDTVASEASWSSLRYLLAAPVPRVRLLWSKLVVALGFSLAAMVLLPLVALAAGTAAYGWGPLKLPTGGALSAGDTVPRLAIVVAFIFVSQLVTAGLAFWLSTKTDAPLGAVGGAVGLTIVGNVLDAVTALGSWRDFLPAHWQFAWADALQPQLEWGGMIKGTAVSVTYALILFALAFRGFSRKDIVS; this comes from the coding sequence ATGAGCGCCCCCGTCCAGCCCTCCGAGGTCCGGGTGAAGGCCGAACACCCGGAGGCCCCCGGCTACCACGCCGGGCGCACCCTTCCCCTCCGCGTCGAGGCCATGCGGCAGTTGCGCAGACGGCGCACCCTGCTGATGGGCGGCATCCTCGCCGCCCTCCCCTTCATCCTGATCATCGCCTTCGCGATCGGCGGCACGCCGGACGGCGAGGACGGCGGCGGGGGCGGCAGGGGCGGCGGGCGGCTGAACCTGATGGACGTGGCGACCGAGTCCGCCGCGAACTTCGCCGCCACCTCGCTGTTCCTCTCGGCCGGATTCCTGCTGGTGGTGCCGGTGGCCCTGTTCTGCGGGGACACCGTCGCCTCCGAGGCGAGCTGGTCCTCGCTGCGCTATCTGCTCGCGGCGCCCGTGCCGCGCGTGCGGCTGCTGTGGTCCAAGCTCGTCGTCGCGCTCGGCTTCAGCCTGGCCGCGATGGTGCTGCTGCCGCTCGTCGCGCTGGCGGCGGGCACGGCGGCCTACGGCTGGGGGCCGCTGAAACTTCCCACCGGGGGAGCGCTGTCCGCCGGGGACACGGTGCCGCGTCTCGCGATCGTCGTGGCGTTCATCTTCGTCTCCCAACTGGTCACCGCGGGCCTGGCGTTCTGGCTGTCCACGAAGACGGACGCCCCGCTCGGCGCGGTCGGCGGCGCGGTGGGCCTCACCATCGTCGGCAATGTGCTCGACGCGGTCACCGCGCTCGGCTCCTGGCGCGACTTCCTGCCCGCGCACTGGCAGTTCGCCTGGGCCGACGCCCTCCAGCCCCAACTGGAGTGGGGCGGCATGATCAAGGGGACGGCCGTATCAGTGACCTATGCCCTGATCCTGTTCGCGCTGGCCTTCCGCGGGTTCAGTCGTAAGGACATCGTGTCCTGA
- a CDS encoding vWA domain-containing protein — MALTACGSGDSDSSGERALSSDTRNGQGSTGGGQPAPDGAAAERGASAAPAGEAGDVARLDVPPPDYLSTFALDVDTASYGYARRTLGDGRLPSPEEVRPEEFVNSFRQGYERPKGSGFSVNVDGARIGSRKGGGGGTGASDWSLLRVGLATEAAPPAAERPPAALTFVVDISGSMAETGRLDLVRKSLTVLTDELRDDDSISLVTFSDEAETRLPMTRLKGNRNRIKDVVEEMRPAQSTNVEAGITLGYEESVDGHRKNATNRVVLLSDALANTGDTNADGILEKIDSARREHGITLFGVGVGSDYGDAFMERLTNKGDGNTTYVGDEAQARKVFVDQLPAHLEIRARDAKAQVAFDRKNVKSFRLIGYENRKVADEDFRDDSVDGGEVGPGHTVTALYAVRLREGASGTVAKATVRWLDPKTREAQEETGTATTGAIGGPLWGGADDRLQVAAVAAYFADRLRGGDLPGAPGLGELASRAAGLAEATEDSSVAKLAKAIGQADRIEGGSTTDGEPEPGEGEIG; from the coding sequence ATGGCCCTCACCGCGTGCGGCAGCGGCGACAGCGACTCGAGCGGCGAGCGCGCACTGAGTTCGGACACCCGCAACGGTCAGGGATCGACCGGCGGCGGACAGCCCGCGCCGGACGGGGCCGCGGCCGAGAGGGGCGCGTCGGCAGCACCGGCGGGCGAGGCCGGGGACGTGGCCAGGCTCGATGTCCCGCCGCCCGACTACCTCTCCACCTTCGCCCTGGACGTGGACACCGCCAGCTACGGCTACGCGCGCCGCACCCTCGGCGACGGCAGGCTGCCCTCTCCCGAGGAGGTGCGCCCCGAGGAGTTCGTCAACAGCTTCCGTCAGGGGTACGAGCGGCCGAAGGGCTCCGGCTTCTCGGTGAACGTCGACGGGGCGCGCATCGGCTCCCGGAAGGGCGGGGGCGGTGGAACCGGAGCCTCCGACTGGTCGCTGCTCCGCGTCGGCCTGGCCACCGAGGCCGCCCCGCCGGCCGCCGAGCGGCCGCCCGCGGCCCTCACGTTCGTCGTCGACATCTCGGGGTCCATGGCCGAGACCGGCCGCCTCGACCTGGTCAGGAAGTCCCTGACCGTCCTCACCGACGAACTGCGCGACGACGACTCCATCTCCCTGGTCACCTTCAGCGACGAGGCCGAGACCCGGCTGCCGATGACCCGGCTCAAGGGCAACCGGAACCGCATCAAGGACGTGGTGGAGGAAATGCGGCCGGCGCAGTCCACCAACGTCGAGGCGGGCATCACCCTCGGTTACGAGGAGTCCGTCGACGGCCACCGCAAGAACGCCACCAACCGGGTCGTGCTTCTCTCCGACGCGCTGGCCAACACCGGTGACACCAACGCCGACGGCATCCTGGAGAAGATCGACTCCGCCCGCCGCGAGCACGGCATCACCCTCTTCGGCGTCGGCGTCGGCAGCGACTACGGCGACGCGTTCATGGAGCGGCTCACCAACAAGGGCGACGGGAACACCACGTACGTCGGTGACGAGGCGCAGGCCCGCAAGGTCTTCGTCGACCAGCTCCCCGCCCACCTGGAGATCCGGGCCCGCGACGCGAAGGCCCAGGTGGCGTTCGACCGGAAGAACGTGAAGAGTTTCCGGCTGATCGGCTACGAGAACCGCAAGGTGGCCGACGAGGACTTCCGCGACGACAGCGTCGACGGCGGCGAGGTCGGCCCCGGCCACACGGTGACCGCTCTGTACGCCGTACGGCTGCGCGAGGGTGCGTCCGGCACCGTGGCCAAGGCCACCGTGCGCTGGCTCGACCCCAAGACCCGCGAGGCCCAGGAGGAGACCGGAACCGCGACGACCGGGGCGATCGGCGGGCCGCTGTGGGGCGGCGCGGACGACCGTCTCCAAGTAGCGGCGGTCGCCGCCTACTTCGCCGACCGTCTGCGAGGCGGCGACCTGCCGGGCGCGCCCGGCCTCGGTGAACTCGCCTCCCGGGCCGCCGGGCTGGCCGAGGCGACCGAGGACAGCTCGGTCGCGAAGCTGGCCAAGGCCATCGGACAGGCGGACCGCATCGAGGGCGGCTCCACAACGGACGGCGAGCCGGAACCGGGCGAGGGCGAGATCGGCTGA
- a CDS encoding GNAT family N-acetyltransferase codes for MDIRRATTVTELLAAGHLYDAPPRAEWAARFLAADGHVMLIAYVDGAPAGFVSGIEMLHPDKGTEMCLYELAVDEPFRRRGIGKALTLALVDLARERGCYDQWVGVEEGNEAALATYRSAGAGDDGGFTMLTWEFGEAEGASD; via the coding sequence GTGGACATTCGCCGCGCCACGACCGTCACGGAACTCCTGGCCGCCGGCCACCTCTACGACGCACCGCCCCGTGCGGAATGGGCCGCCCGCTTCCTCGCGGCGGACGGTCACGTCATGCTGATCGCGTACGTGGACGGCGCCCCGGCGGGCTTCGTCTCGGGCATCGAGATGCTGCACCCGGACAAGGGCACGGAGATGTGCCTGTACGAACTCGCCGTCGACGAACCGTTCCGCCGCCGGGGTATCGGCAAGGCCCTGACCCTGGCGCTGGTGGACCTCGCCCGGGAGCGGGGGTGCTACGACCAGTGGGTCGGAGTGGAGGAGGGCAACGAGGCGGCGCTCGCGACGTACCGGTCGGCGGGGGCGGGGGACGACGGCGGCTTCACGATGCTGACGTGGGAGTTCGGGGAGGCCGAAGGGGCGTCGGACTGA